A window from Candidatus Nitrosotenuis uzonensis encodes these proteins:
- a CDS encoding DNA-directed RNA polymerase subunit D: MPSLEVLSKDTQRISVKLKGVPLQYANALRRICLNGVPVFAIDTVDIIENSSVMSDEGIAHRLGLIPIKTDLKRFAEPLKCACQSKTGCSNCRVMLVIDSGNTDSTRIVTSAEMSSEDETIKPVSDKIPIVQIAPGQKVKLEAYARLGRGTDHAKWNSANISVLTHTDKPEEYILTVETTGALAPEQIVVSAIDELEQRLEEFKGMIAELKA; encoded by the coding sequence TTGCCTTCCTTAGAAGTACTTTCAAAAGACACACAACGCATTTCAGTCAAACTGAAGGGTGTTCCTCTCCAGTATGCAAATGCCCTAAGGAGGATATGCCTTAACGGTGTGCCAGTCTTTGCCATAGACACAGTCGACATTATTGAAAATTCTTCAGTCATGTCAGATGAGGGAATAGCCCATAGACTTGGTCTAATTCCCATAAAGACGGATCTGAAAAGATTTGCAGAGCCACTCAAATGTGCTTGCCAAAGCAAGACTGGATGCTCAAACTGCAGGGTAATGCTTGTAATCGATTCTGGCAACACAGACAGCACGCGTATTGTTACTTCGGCTGAGATGAGCTCAGAGGACGAAACGATAAAGCCCGTTTCCGACAAGATTCCCATAGTCCAGATTGCCCCTGGCCAGAAGGTAAAGTTGGAAGCATATGCAAGGCTTGGCCGTGGAACAGATCATGCAAAGTGGAATTCTGCGAATATCTCAGTTCTTACCCACACGGACAAGCCGGAAGAATACATCTTGACAGTTGAAACGACAGGCGCACTCGCTCCAGAACAGATAGTCGTTTCTGCAATAGATGAACTTGAGCAGAGACTTGAAGAATTCAAGGGTATGATTGCAGAGCTCAAAGCCTGA
- a CDS encoding sulfurtransferase: protein MSYAHPEVLVDTEWVSKNLNNANTQIVEVDYDPENGYRKGHITGARLVWWRRDINDPQTRDIVNKQQFEALMSKNGIKPDTEVILYGDFNNWFAAFAFWVFKYYGHKNVKIMNGGRKKWELEKRPYVTEEPAIASTNYVAQPPDEGLRAYLFDVRRALDKSEIALVDVRSPKEFTGEITAPPEYPMEHAQRGGHIPKAQNIPWATAINDADGTFKSVEELKQNYVPKGITPDKEVICYCRIGERSSHSWFVLKYLLGYPQVRNYDGSWTEWGNMIGNPIEK, encoded by the coding sequence ATGAGTTACGCTCATCCAGAAGTACTAGTTGACACCGAATGGGTGTCAAAGAATCTCAACAACGCCAATACGCAAATAGTGGAGGTCGATTATGATCCTGAAAATGGATACAGAAAAGGCCACATTACAGGGGCAAGGTTGGTGTGGTGGAGGCGTGACATAAACGACCCTCAGACGCGTGATATTGTAAACAAGCAGCAGTTTGAAGCACTGATGTCAAAAAACGGAATAAAGCCAGATACTGAGGTGATTCTTTATGGCGATTTTAACAACTGGTTTGCTGCTTTTGCATTCTGGGTTTTCAAGTATTATGGCCACAAAAACGTGAAGATAATGAACGGCGGCAGGAAAAAATGGGAGCTTGAAAAGCGACCATATGTTACTGAAGAGCCTGCAATCGCATCTACAAACTATGTAGCACAGCCGCCTGACGAGGGGCTGAGGGCATACCTGTTCGATGTGAGACGCGCCCTTGACAAAAGCGAGATTGCTCTAGTTGATGTGCGTTCTCCAAAAGAGTTCACAGGTGAGATTACTGCACCACCAGAATATCCGATGGAACACGCGCAGAGAGGCGGACACATTCCAAAGGCGCAGAATATACCGTGGGCAACCGCAATAAATGACGCTGACGGTACGTTCAAGTCAGTAGAAGAGCTAAAGCAGAACTACGTTCCAAAGGGAATCACACCAGATAAGGAGGTCATTTGCTACTGCAGAATCGGCGAACGCTCTTCACATTCATGGTTTGTCTTAAAGTACCTTCTTGGATACCCGCAGGTAAGGAACTATGATGGTTCGTGGACCGAATGGGGAAACATGATAGGCAACCCTATTGAAAAGTAA
- a CDS encoding NOB1 family endonuclease, which yields MGFRIYDASAFYAGIPFASPELGHTTSLVFEEIEHIKKCHGAIEILIQTGRLKIMDAEPQSIKVVVDMAKKTGDFQELSKADISAVALALQTGGHIVTDDFAVSNLAKNMKISIHPVMTNGIRDVGRWRHYCSACKKEFTAVNACPICGNRLTRKLLKRKPS from the coding sequence TTGGGTTTTAGAATTTACGATGCCAGCGCGTTTTATGCTGGCATCCCGTTTGCATCACCAGAGTTGGGACATACTACTTCACTTGTCTTTGAGGAAATAGAACACATAAAGAAATGCCACGGGGCCATTGAAATTCTAATCCAGACAGGCAGATTGAAGATAATGGATGCGGAACCTCAGAGTATCAAGGTAGTAGTGGACATGGCAAAAAAGACGGGCGACTTTCAGGAGCTTTCAAAGGCAGATATTTCTGCTGTTGCTCTTGCCCTCCAAACAGGAGGCCATATAGTCACCGATGATTTTGCGGTTTCCAATCTGGCTAAAAACATGAAGATATCAATCCATCCAGTCATGACAAATGGAATACGCGATGTTGGAAGGTGGAGGCATTATTGCTCTGCCTGCAAAAAAGAGTTCACTGCAGTGAATGCCTGCCCAATCTGCGGAAATCGGCTTACAAGAAAACTATTGAAGAGGAAACCTTCTTGA
- a CDS encoding KEOPS complex subunit Pcc1, whose protein sequence is MSAFSARIEIRAKEKTRAIFDSIRTDDKFYPENPTRTKFEVKQNKMQITIESDEISHLRANLNSILRLIQASEDSIESVKI, encoded by the coding sequence ATGTCAGCGTTTAGTGCTAGAATAGAGATCCGTGCAAAAGAAAAGACAAGGGCGATCTTCGATTCCATAAGAACTGATGATAAATTCTATCCTGAGAATCCGACCAGGACCAAATTTGAAGTGAAACAAAACAAGATGCAAATAACAATAGAATCAGATGAGATCTCGCACTTGAGGGCCAACCTCAACTCGATACTCCGGCTAATCCAGGCAAGCGAAGATTCTATAGAATCGGTAAAGATATAA
- a CDS encoding sulfurtransferase yields MFDILVSSQWLAEHLDDDLVVVDTRSKVAYMYGHIPNSVSITVEQVISINEHGAHLVPEPDVLSGLFGASGIDRDKTVIVAGEAMDPSLARVAWTLQYLGHENLKILDLGISAWQNTGLAMTRMQPKMATTKFVPNINSKMRIRAEELKEKLGSVQILDARTPQEFFGGHLPGSVLIPFTDGIGQSNIFESKDNLKRLFEQKNVLTDREIICYCMHGHRASSLFYQLKHAGFDNVRLYDGSFIDWYSRRFPLQ; encoded by the coding sequence ATGTTTGACATACTTGTATCATCGCAATGGCTAGCAGAACACTTGGATGATGACCTGGTGGTGGTCGATACAAGATCAAAAGTGGCGTACATGTACGGCCATATTCCAAACTCTGTGTCAATAACAGTCGAGCAGGTTATATCGATTAATGAGCACGGTGCGCACCTTGTACCGGAGCCAGATGTGTTATCTGGGTTATTTGGTGCATCAGGAATAGACAGGGACAAGACTGTGATAGTTGCAGGCGAAGCAATGGATCCTTCGCTTGCAAGGGTGGCATGGACACTGCAGTATCTTGGACATGAGAACCTCAAGATTCTGGACTTGGGAATCAGCGCCTGGCAGAATACTGGACTGGCAATGACAAGGATGCAACCAAAGATGGCGACAACAAAGTTTGTTCCAAACATAAACTCAAAGATGCGAATACGGGCAGAAGAGCTAAAGGAAAAACTTGGCAGCGTGCAGATCCTTGATGCGCGAACTCCTCAGGAGTTTTTCGGAGGACATCTGCCCGGCTCGGTACTTATTCCATTTACTGACGGAATAGGCCAGAGCAACATCTTTGAGTCAAAAGACAATCTTAAAAGATTGTTTGAGCAAAAGAATGTTCTTACGGACAGAGAAATCATCTGCTATTGCATGCACGGACACCGCGCTTCAAGTCTGTTTTACCAGCTAAAACATGCCGGCTTTGACAATGTCCGGCTATACGATGGCTCGTTTATAGACTGGTATTCAAGAAGGTTTCCTCTTCAATAG
- the rrp42 gene encoding exosome complex protein Rrp42 — MSGILDDLKKKKVLSLIKEGQRIDGRALDEPRQITIDVGVIPKAEGSARIRLGDTEVVCGVKIQPDKPFPDLGDRGIFICTAEILPLADPSVEPGPPGEEVIELARVVDRGIRESGMIDLTKLVLEKNKSVIGLFVDNSVTDYDGNLFDACSYASVASILSCRVPKWELVNDTPTLVEGQFSEPPITTIPVSVTMGKIGDTIIVDPNADEWACMDARITMTTNNAGNICAIQKGGTDGFTVEQLMQCSKVAISTGAKIREIIKSIGK; from the coding sequence ATGAGTGGCATACTGGATGATCTAAAAAAGAAAAAAGTCCTCTCACTTATCAAAGAAGGGCAACGAATTGACGGCAGAGCACTTGATGAGCCAAGACAGATTACAATAGATGTTGGCGTGATTCCAAAGGCTGAGGGCTCTGCTAGGATAAGACTTGGCGATACAGAAGTGGTTTGTGGAGTAAAAATTCAGCCTGACAAGCCATTCCCTGATCTTGGGGACAGGGGCATCTTCATATGCACAGCGGAAATACTTCCTCTGGCAGATCCAAGCGTGGAGCCGGGTCCGCCTGGAGAGGAAGTAATTGAGCTAGCACGAGTTGTAGACAGGGGCATCAGAGAAAGTGGAATGATTGATCTTACAAAACTGGTGCTTGAGAAGAATAAATCGGTAATAGGACTATTTGTCGATAACAGCGTTACAGATTATGACGGGAACCTTTTTGACGCTTGTTCTTATGCATCAGTGGCAAGCATACTTTCTTGCAGAGTGCCTAAATGGGAGCTCGTAAATGACACACCGACCCTTGTTGAGGGTCAGTTCTCGGAACCGCCAATCACTACCATCCCAGTTTCTGTGACTATGGGAAAGATAGGCGATACCATAATAGTGGACCCGAATGCAGACGAGTGGGCCTGCATGGATGCAAGGATAACCATGACTACAAACAACGCAGGTAACATATGTGCAATCCAGAAGGGTGGAACCGACGGATTTACAGTAGAACAGCTTATGCAGTGTTCCAAGGTCGCAATCTCGACCGGAGCAAAAATAAGGGAGATAATCAAGTCCATAGGTAAGTAA
- a CDS encoding 4Fe-4S dicluster domain-containing protein: MPPSAAYTVPSNKNVIKTWGRVGTDNNTLGVWGEFVAVDFDICIADGACIDACPVGVYEWFDTPGNPASEKKPLMAREPDCIFCLACEGVCPPQAIKIFQRKS, encoded by the coding sequence ATGCCTCCCAGCGCTGCATATACTGTACCGTCAAACAAAAACGTCATCAAGACTTGGGGAAGGGTTGGAACCGACAATAACACGCTAGGCGTTTGGGGCGAGTTTGTTGCAGTTGACTTTGACATTTGCATTGCAGACGGAGCATGCATTGATGCTTGCCCAGTCGGTGTTTACGAATGGTTCGACACGCCAGGGAATCCGGCATCTGAGAAAAAACCGCTTATGGCGCGTGAACCGGATTGCATATTCTGTTTGGCATGTGAGGGAGTATGTCCGCCTCAGGCAATAAAGATCTTCCAGCGCAAATCCTAA
- a CDS encoding ERCC4 domain-containing protein — translation MKIEAIRIVVDERERKSGIPDLLRAVGVNLEVKTLPIGDYIVAPETIIERKSIHDLISSVFDGRLFDQCNRLKEHFANPVILMEGNVDEIEHIVENPLVFYGAVSSIAIDFKIPIIPTPSAAHTAKLLISMSSRKEVTRGPFLKKIKKSDDLQRQQLSVLCSLPGIGEKLAVRMLQKFGSPSRTLNASFAELAKVEGLGEARAKKIKQMLEQQSKFKKESNQKTLDN, via the coding sequence ATGAAAATCGAGGCCATTCGAATAGTAGTGGATGAGCGTGAAAGAAAAAGCGGTATCCCGGATCTACTCAGAGCGGTGGGCGTGAACCTTGAAGTAAAGACACTGCCAATAGGGGATTACATAGTGGCACCTGAGACAATAATTGAACGGAAGAGCATCCATGATCTAATATCGTCCGTCTTTGATGGAAGGCTTTTTGATCAGTGCAATAGACTCAAAGAACACTTTGCCAATCCTGTCATACTCATGGAAGGTAATGTTGATGAAATAGAGCACATAGTAGAAAACCCACTAGTGTTCTACGGCGCAGTATCTAGCATTGCGATTGACTTTAAAATTCCTATAATTCCTACCCCGAGCGCTGCGCATACAGCAAAGCTGCTAATATCAATGAGCTCTCGCAAAGAGGTAACCAGAGGACCGTTTCTAAAAAAGATAAAAAAATCAGACGATTTGCAAAGACAGCAACTTTCCGTGCTCTGCAGCCTGCCTGGTATAGGAGAAAAGCTTGCGGTAAGAATGCTCCAAAAATTTGGCTCACCATCAAGGACTCTCAATGCATCGTTTGCAGAGCTTGCAAAGGTTGAAGGCCTTGGCGAGGCTAGGGCAAAGAAGATAAAGCAAATGCTCGAGCAGCAAAGCAAATTCAAAAAAGAATCCAACCAGAAGACCCTTGATAACTAA
- a CDS encoding prefoldin subunit beta — protein MSSGQQIPPWLQEQIMKLQQSQQNLQSIMAQKQQVDMEQIESDRALEELKKIADSETVYKHSGSILIKSTKAALIAELEEKKELANTRSAVLAKQEARLKESIKEQETKINEMIRGGQKPSPQ, from the coding sequence ATGTCGTCCGGACAACAGATTCCTCCATGGCTGCAAGAGCAGATAATGAAACTCCAGCAGTCGCAACAAAACCTCCAGTCTATAATGGCGCAAAAACAACAGGTCGACATGGAACAGATAGAATCGGACAGGGCGCTTGAGGAATTAAAGAAAATAGCTGACAGCGAGACCGTCTACAAGCACAGTGGATCAATTCTGATAAAGTCCACAAAAGCTGCCTTGATTGCAGAATTGGAGGAGAAAAAAGAGCTTGCAAACACGCGCTCTGCAGTTCTGGCAAAGCAGGAAGCAAGACTCAAGGAAAGCATAAAGGAACAAGAGACAAAGATAAACGAGATGATTCGCGGCGGACAAAAACCTAGTCCACAATAA
- a CDS encoding ribosome assembly factor SBDS, with product MTDVTVIRHSVGGEKFEILVKPDPALEYKLGKRKDISTVLVSDEVYTDSGKGTRASTEKLLKAFNTQDTNAIIEQILRKGDLNLTTDQRRKMIGEKRKQIIEFIAKTYVDPRSHLPHPPLRIEQALEQARVSIDPFKNTDEQAKDIVEKLRSIIPLKSENLLLEITVPAQYASQSYAVLKSTGTLKKEEWQNNGSLKAILEIPAGARANVIDRLGSITKGTATVEMVK from the coding sequence ATGACCGATGTGACCGTGATTAGGCATTCTGTGGGTGGAGAAAAGTTTGAGATTCTGGTAAAGCCAGATCCTGCATTGGAATACAAGCTTGGCAAAAGAAAGGATATTTCCACAGTTCTAGTATCTGATGAGGTCTATACGGATTCCGGCAAGGGAACCAGGGCCTCAACTGAGAAACTACTCAAGGCATTCAACACCCAAGATACAAATGCGATAATAGAACAAATTCTAAGAAAAGGTGATCTAAATCTTACCACAGATCAGCGAAGAAAAATGATTGGGGAAAAAAGAAAACAGATCATCGAGTTTATCGCAAAAACATATGTGGATCCACGATCACACCTGCCGCACCCGCCGCTTAGGATAGAGCAGGCTCTAGAGCAAGCGCGCGTCTCAATCGACCCGTTCAAAAACACCGACGAGCAGGCAAAAGACATAGTTGAAAAATTGCGCTCAATAATTCCGCTAAAGTCCGAAAACCTTCTGTTGGAGATTACGGTTCCGGCTCAGTATGCTTCGCAGTCGTATGCGGTTCTGAAATCGACCGGCACTTTGAAAAAAGAAGAATGGCAAAATAACGGTTCACTTAAAGCAATACTAGAAATACCTGCGGGCGCAAGGGCAAACGTGATCGACAGACTCGGCTCAATAACCAAGGGGACAGCCACTGTGGAGATGGTAAAATAA
- a CDS encoding 50S ribosomal protein L18e, with amino-acid sequence MTNQLVIRTVKDLKLASTKNKAPIWSKLAEMLQKPTIARRVVNVGRLGSVTKENDVVIVPGKVLGTGNISHKITLYCFSISTAAARKIQSSGGRIINHNDIISKFPTGKGVRIIG; translated from the coding sequence ATGACCAATCAATTAGTCATCAGAACAGTAAAGGATCTAAAGTTGGCATCGACTAAGAACAAGGCTCCGATTTGGTCAAAGCTGGCAGAGATGCTTCAAAAACCTACCATAGCAAGGCGGGTTGTAAACGTGGGAAGACTAGGAAGCGTCACCAAGGAAAACGATGTGGTTATAGTACCAGGCAAAGTCCTAGGAACCGGAAACATATCACATAAAATCACATTATACTGTTTTTCCATATCTACTGCGGCAGCAAGAAAAATCCAAAGCTCAGGCGGCAGAATAATCAATCACAACGACATAATCTCAAAATTTCCTACAGGTAAAGGAGTGAGAATAATTGGATAA
- a CDS encoding 50S ribosomal protein L37 yields MLKKGASLIGFGAKYGIKHRKKYTQVHVLLKSKRKCPECGSIKFGRQAVGIWACKKCGYKVAGTAYDVSV; encoded by the coding sequence ATGCTCAAAAAAGGCGCATCACTGATAGGTTTTGGAGCCAAATATGGCATCAAACACAGGAAAAAGTATACACAGGTTCATGTATTATTAAAGTCAAAAAGAAAGTGCCCTGAATGCGGCTCGATAAAGTTTGGCAGGCAGGCAGTGGGAATCTGGGCATGCAAAAAATGCGGCTACAAGGTTGCCGGTACTGCTTACGATGTCAGCGTTTAG
- the rrp4 gene encoding exosome complex RNA-binding protein Rrp4 — MDDIKRKYVIPGDVITSGPYRAEDNVHLFGDKIIATTVGISEIYDSGVRVIPLTGIYIPRIDDFVIGKVKSHTSLSWEVDINSCYPGILPAQDVFGRDFNPKTHELTSRLKTGDLIACRIANFDRSRDPLITIGDRDLGKIEDGELVKISPSKVPRLIGKRGSMIQTIENATKAMITIGQNGYIVVSAENPDGLLKALDAIKMVEEQAHVPNLTERIQEMLGSKSE, encoded by the coding sequence ATGGATGATATAAAACGCAAATACGTAATCCCGGGAGATGTGATAACAAGCGGCCCTTACAGAGCTGAGGACAACGTACATCTTTTTGGTGACAAGATTATTGCAACAACTGTGGGAATCTCTGAAATCTATGACAGCGGAGTACGTGTCATCCCTCTAACTGGAATCTATATTCCAAGAATTGATGATTTTGTTATCGGCAAGGTAAAATCGCATACTTCTCTTTCATGGGAGGTCGACATTAATTCATGCTATCCTGGCATACTTCCTGCTCAAGACGTCTTTGGACGTGATTTTAATCCTAAAACACACGAGCTCACATCAAGACTCAAGACCGGTGACCTAATTGCGTGCAGAATTGCAAACTTTGATCGTTCAAGAGACCCACTAATCACAATAGGTGATAGGGACTTGGGCAAAATTGAGGATGGCGAGCTTGTCAAGATATCGCCATCCAAGGTACCGCGACTTATTGGAAAGCGCGGCTCCATGATTCAGACTATAGAAAACGCCACAAAAGCGATGATAACAATAGGACAGAACGGGTACATTGTAGTCTCGGCTGAAAATCCAGATGGATTATTAAAGGCACTGGATGCCATCAAAATGGTTGAAGAACAGGCACACGTTCCAAATTTGACCGAAAGAATACAAGAAATGTTAGGATCAAAAAGTGAATAA
- the rrp41 gene encoding exosome complex exonuclease Rrp41, whose protein sequence is MGVKKSDIVLLDDKGIRCDGRKIDEPRRIMIKAGVLKNANGSAYIEFGENKILAGVFGPRDVHPKHLANTDRGILRCRYHMQPFSVGERKNPAPSRREIEISKVIKEALEPAVMLESFPRTVVDVFIEILQADGGSRCAALDAAAVALADAGIPMRDMVSACAAGKVADTIVLDINNEEDQEGQADMPVAYMPNLGKVTLIQLDGVLTPEEYEKCVNTAIGGCKLVYEIQKNALREKFFGENS, encoded by the coding sequence ATGGGAGTAAAAAAATCAGATATAGTACTGTTAGATGACAAAGGAATCAGATGCGACGGCAGAAAAATAGACGAGCCGCGCAGAATAATGATCAAGGCAGGCGTCCTCAAGAACGCTAATGGATCTGCCTACATAGAGTTTGGCGAAAACAAGATCCTTGCAGGCGTGTTCGGACCAAGAGACGTACACCCAAAACATCTTGCAAACACAGACAGGGGAATACTCAGATGCAGATACCACATGCAGCCTTTCTCGGTAGGCGAGAGAAAGAATCCTGCACCGTCAAGAAGGGAGATTGAGATTTCAAAAGTAATCAAGGAAGCATTGGAACCGGCAGTAATGCTTGAGAGTTTTCCAAGGACAGTAGTGGATGTGTTCATAGAGATTCTACAGGCTGACGGCGGTTCAAGATGCGCTGCACTTGATGCCGCTGCTGTAGCGCTTGCAGATGCGGGCATACCAATGCGAGACATGGTATCAGCATGCGCAGCCGGCAAAGTGGCAGACACGATTGTTCTTGACATTAACAACGAGGAGGATCAGGAAGGCCAGGCCGATATGCCTGTTGCGTACATGCCTAACCTTGGCAAAGTAACTCTTATCCAGCTTGACGGAGTGCTGACGCCTGAAGAATATGAGAAATGCGTCAACACTGCAATAGGTGGGTGCAAGCTTGTATACGAGATACAAAAGAACGCGTTACGCGAAAAGTTTTTCGGTGAAAATTCATGA
- a CDS encoding NAD(+)/NADH kinase, which translates to MKLSRVAVVSKFGSEEAESAAKKVAKKFLANKAEVFTIAPVFVDGAKKVESVDDLADKKLDLIVTLGGDGTTLRTFRSLKTETPLLTINVGGNRGILSEITIDRIDHAIDDIKANKIWLDKRTRVVASVGGEEFPPALNEIYINRQNLTKTSEFEIKFQNDVVKQKMDGVMISTPSGSTGHSFSLGGPILHESLDVLIITPVAPVRRLPSIVVPDEKIQIICSHDTNIVMDAQVIKTASFEEPIVIKKHKIQAVFVRIKRQGLRQMSKLGF; encoded by the coding sequence TTGAAACTATCCCGGGTCGCAGTCGTAAGCAAGTTTGGCTCAGAGGAGGCCGAAAGTGCCGCAAAAAAGGTAGCAAAAAAATTTCTTGCTAACAAGGCCGAGGTGTTCACCATAGCGCCTGTCTTCGTAGATGGTGCAAAAAAGGTTGAGTCTGTTGACGACCTTGCAGACAAAAAACTGGACCTGATTGTAACCCTTGGTGGCGACGGCACGACATTGAGGACGTTTAGGAGTCTGAAGACCGAGACGCCTCTTCTTACGATCAATGTGGGAGGCAACCGTGGCATATTATCTGAGATTACAATAGACAGGATAGACCATGCAATAGACGATATCAAAGCAAACAAAATATGGCTTGACAAGAGAACCAGGGTTGTTGCCTCAGTGGGCGGCGAGGAGTTTCCCCCTGCCCTAAACGAGATTTACATCAACAGGCAGAATCTTACCAAGACATCAGAGTTTGAGATAAAGTTTCAGAACGACGTAGTAAAGCAGAAAATGGATGGAGTTATGATCTCAACGCCAAGTGGCTCTACAGGACATTCTTTCTCTCTTGGCGGCCCCATACTGCATGAAAGTCTAGACGTTCTCATAATCACGCCAGTAGCCCCCGTCAGACGCCTGCCGTCAATTGTGGTGCCAGATGAGAAAATCCAGATCATATGCTCACATGACACTAATATAGTCATGGACGCCCAAGTGATCAAGACTGCAAGCTTTGAAGAGCCCATAGTGATAAAAAAACACAAGATCCAGGCGGTGTTTGTCAGGATAAAGCGCCAAGGCCTCAGACAGATGAGCAAGCTTGGGTTTTAG